taattaaattaatcatttcAATTCCTTCTGAGTCCCAAGTAGAGACAATctcaattcaaatataagaatggaagaaagaaaccttataatatatgatcatcaaagtaattaattgcttatatacaattaattattatataaaggGTTGAGAATTTTCATTCAACGTAACACTAATTAAGCttaagaaatttgagaaatctaaaaaatattacattttagtgagagaaaaagaacctctctctatctctttctctctacaTTTGATCTCTCATTGAAGTCAAACCctaaaattaagaagaaaaaaagtttcaatttaaaaaaaaaaaagaaaaaaaaaaaggaagaaacgAAGTTGTTAGAACATTGGTGATAATGACATCATCTCCTCTACTTGAACAACAGTGTCATCAAGCAGCCATTTCTCAAGAAATGACAATGGAggattattgttattattgttgttgttgttgttaatattattttcacttCTATTTtgcttaattatattatcattttcGCAATCTTCAAAACTATTCTTCTTGATCTTCATCATCTTACCAACATCAAAATTACTAGACTTCtcccaacaaactcccacATTGTGATCATCATTGTTCAAGTTCTCTGGCGATACTACCATGGACGACTCGATCTCCTTCCCGAGCACTAACCTGTCACCGCCATCTTCCTCGGTTTTCGGTTCTAACCCTTGAATGGAAACCATGGAAGAATCTCCATTGTCatgattttgtttctcatGGAAATGGATTAATATATTCTCATTGTCATCGGTTTTCTTTGGAGAAGATCTCATCCATCCTTCGAGTAGGCGTGAGATGTTCTCGGCACTCGAGTAATAAGttgaggaggaggaggaggaggcaGTGGAGGACCGATTCGGGCCGAAACAGGAGGCAGCTGAAGAGGAGGAGGCGGAATCGAAATCGAAAGTCCTCTTGGAAGAATCAATATTGTTGAAGAAACCCTTTGAGAAAAATTCAGAGGTTGGTGAGTGATTTGAAGACTTGGAAGTATGAGGAGAATTATTGTTATCTTCAAATGCAGATTTGAGCTTCTTCTTCAAGTGAGTgttccaataattttttatatcattatcCGTCCTTTGTGGAAGATACGAAGCTATTGCAGCCCATCTGTAATGAATTTGCCACAAAAATTCGTCCAAcaatatgaaataatttattattcaattaaattcaTCCTCATAGCATATAATACTTTAAATCAtcttttgaattgaaatggAAACATTTAACATCATATCAAAACAACCAATCTAAATTAACTTGTATTTTTCAACCTCTCAAATATTATTTGCtccaaaaattagaaataaaaaatcaggGAGaaactatttggtttttgaaaattaaacctatCAAGTACGGAATAtctgtattttatttatttaattatttgtttttttttattatttgttatttattctttttttaaaattagtttaagaaaaactaaaagtttaagtttttaaaacattaaaaaataacttttaaaaaactcaacTCTCATACTTAAGATAGATAATAATACAATTCACagtaaagaaaaggaaaagaaaaacaaatttaattttaaaaaactaaaggattatcttaaatttttccTAACACAAATATGGAAAGaacaatttcttcttcttcttcttctttctttggtaagaagtgagtgagagagagagagagagagagagagagatgaagatAATTACTTGTTACCCAATAAAGCTTGCAAATGGATGATCATTCCTTCCTCATGAGGAGTAAAGTTACCTCTCTTGATTCCAGGTCTAAGATAATTTGTCCATCTGAGCCTACAACTTTTGCTGCATCTAAGGAGACCTAGGAccaacatataataataaaagaaaaattaaaataatttaccatAAACCATCAAGAAATTACCAAACAAGACGGTAGATACGTAGATCGTGAAAAAGGgataagagagagaaaagaaataccAGTGTTGGTAGGAACAGATCTCCAATTACCAGGGCCATGTTGTTGAATGTAAGAGACAAGAAGGATGTCCTCTTCTGGAGTCCATGGCCCTTTCTTTATCCCCACTTTATCACAGCATGGAGGTCTTCCCAtgctcttttctctctctctctctctctctctctctctctctttaaaaCTTGTAAATTGAGACTCAAAAACtcatattattgttgttgtttgttttgttatataaagACTAGAGAGagacttttctctttctttctttctctctctctctctccaaatAGTGTTGTCACCATGTGATTGCTTAAATACAGATCATGACTTAACTCAGATGTGTGCCAAaccctttttcatttctttttaatgttaaattacaagtttagcACGCACCGGAGAAGAAACCGTGTTTCCATTTTTAACTATTATGGATTAGTCCGGTAATAAATATGAGACATGATCTTAATCAAAAGTTAAGAGGTTATAAACTCAATCTTTATATGTAATTGTGATCGTCTACCtaagatttaatattttacaggTTTCATTGACATCTAAATGCATGTTGTAGGGTTAGAAAAGCTGTCCAGTTGAATGGTGAGTAAGTTTGCCAAAATGCTCTcgaatgtaaaaaaaattaggttttgATTTGTATGTTTCTTACATcttgaactttaaaaatgtctaattaaatacacataaattttagttcatacCATGTTTGGTAACCCTCAGTTGTTCTTCCTACCACTTTAGTTCATAGACATTGCTTTTTCactcataaattttaatgttttatcaCCTGCTAAACTCATGTTTTAAAAAGTCACCAAaaccaagttttgaaaaacaaaaaagaaaaaaacttttttaaaaaaatttaactataaattttagtatttctTTAAAGATATGGGTGAAAACCatacatttcaaaaataaaaagctaaAAAGGAAATTGTTATCTAATAGATGAATTTTGGAATATATAGGGAATATCATGTAATTGGTTTTGGCATAGggttcatatttttttcgtatgaattatatatcttatgtatttatatttatatatatatatatatatgttattgtattgaatacatgtatatattatttttactcaTATTAAGTATCATCTcaccaaattttcaattaaaattttcgaCGTTGAAaaatcttcttattttttcttgcgaaatattttaattatttatttaatataagtGACGAGAAGAATATGCACAAAATGCATGAATACATTCGGGATGCATCTAAGTACTACCcaaaaagattttaacattTGAAAGGGTAAAAAATGGTACTTTTTATATGAAAGGGttagttttctttaagaaaacaGTTTAGCTAATAATTTTACAtgtaacattaattaattttaatattaggataaaatatttaaggcTAACAACATAGTTGGaaaaaatgtatgtttttttagtaagaaacaaatgttggattaaaaaaagaaaagaaaagaaataatgataattGAACATAATAGAAAGATCCCAATACAATGCATATATAAATGATGGAATACATAAAAATTTGTACAATATACATATTGGATCCTCATTTAATTTCCCCCCCTTTTTTAGTAACATTTAGAGATgaaagattcaaatttttagaacttttaaGTTGGGAGTTAATCTTAATAATATGGTTATAGCTAGTCGAATTATATGCTCATGTTAAGTCGTGATTTAGTTAATAAGGTAAAAAGAATTGAGAGGTGATAATGAAGTTGTGATACTAAAGGATTTTATAATATCACAATCCTTTCCCTTTCTTAAATTGATTTCTCTTTCCATGGGGACCTCATATTTAATTGAGCCTCACTGAGATGTCAAACTGCAAAATGGGATTAAgacttttcaatttaattagaaaaataaaaaagatcaatatctaaatattaaaatttatggcTATTTAAGAGATTGGATTGAttatgagttataatagttaatagtttatgtttggAGTGTCAACAATTTCAACCAAAGTTATAATACAAtgagttataataattgagaacttcaattattataataagCTCCACTTCATCAATCTGATTCTTTTTACCATAgtaagaagaaattgaaacagaataaaattagaaacaaaatatgtaaCCCATTTGTGTGTGTGCATTATCACATCAtcctttttattaatatttgggtgatattttggtttttgtaaGAGTGGATTTTGCTTTGTACTATTTTTACATTCTATTAAACAGCCTGAAATGAATAAAGGCgagaaataaaatagtttttgaaacaAACCCTAAATCTATTACTCAATCCTTTAgcttagttttaaatttagattacctattttcaataaatcttaaatcatTCTCAAGGGTTAGCTTTtacttttgagtttttgttacaaaataaaatcaccCTGTAAATAGCATTCATTTCACTAAATTTTAGATGGAAATATGTGACAtcttttctcttatttgtAGTCTAAAATTAGACAATTAAAAAGTAAGCTGTAATCAGTTCGATTCGACTTGATTTAAGACCACCAAAAAGTATACAGAATCCAATTTGAATAGGAACTGAAGtataatacaaacaaaaaggTGATTTTGACCtaatatttaaagaataaaattggttaagaaaaatttacaaGGAAATAGGCGTAGTACATAGAATTCGCAGTAAATACACAACACAATAACTTCACATCTATGTTAACCGGTaagaaaatatagataaaagaACGTGCAATAATAATACTGACACTAGTGTACGCTAAGAATCAACAAGTCTGTGGttcaaacttaaaagaaaaaaaacaagtaaacacagttttaatatgaaaaaaaaaaaggatcaaATTGagttgatttaaaaaatttgttcttttccaAACCAAgcaaattgattttgttgcaAGACAGGCTATTTATTCACCTTTACCCAAGAGTGCATTCAACAAGTACTTTTCAGCTTGATTGGAATAGGCAAGGAATTTTTTTGCTCCATCTACATTCGTGAATATGATATCCATTAGTTTGACCTTAACCCGTTGGAACAACTCTAACAATTGAGGGAATCTCTCTCCACCACTTCCTTTCGTTGCCTGGACTCCACCATAGCATGCTTTGATTTAAACCAAGATGCAATCCTCTCAAGCTGTTGCCTTGTTTGCATGTTTATTGTAATCATCCATACCACGTTTAACATATCTTGAGTGATATGTTGTTCATTTCTTCTTACTACCTCACCAATTTTAGTCCCTATTGGAGTCAGACCTACAACAGTCTTTGTATACAGTGGCTGTTGTGCCAAACATCAGAGGGAACTGAAATATAATGTTCTTGAGATCCTTCCACATGCGCATCTGCCTCAAGTGCTCATTGTCATTCGATGCTATATCCCGTGGAGTCTCTAGACCAATCCTCTTTCCAAACACGAATGACAACTCATCCTAATGAAGGAAGGAATTCTTTCCTAGTCTATTTGCGATCACACATGTTCAAACAGATATACTAGTAtcaattatagtttaatataattttatatgaatttgtAATCTTGGCCTACTCTCGCACATGCACCAAATACATCCTCAGTTCATAATGATATTCCAACATGAAACATTCATGCAACCCATAACTGATTTTCTTTCATACAAATGAAACTTATGAAACTAAATCGGGAAAAAAACAGATCCAATCAAACAAACGAAgacaaaaatagaataaaaaaggagTGAAAACAAAGACAGAAACATATCAGAGAAAATTTTCTCAAGGAAGGAATGAAGAAATTCATGCAGCAAAAATACAGATTGAACATGTATGTCCTATCATCGACTAATATTGAAAGGATAGAACAAAGCTTAAGCAGTTGCCTCCCGCCCACCAAGATTCAAGCACTAGCTGTCCCCTACCAAGCTATTCCTTTGTTATTTTAactcaaatacaaaaaacacAAGAACCAACGGCAAGGAAGCTACAGTAGATGAGGGAATAAGAAAGATAGCACCAAGAGGCTGATTTGAGTACAAGTGTGGGTGGGAGATATGAACCACGAACCTCTTGATCATTTGATCATTAGACATAACTAAGCTCTTTCTTGCGAGAagagtgatttttttttagttttccttGAGGCAGCTGAGGAGGTTAGGGTCTCGGATCTAAAAAGTGTAGAGCATTTAGAGCTATGAATCTGgaaaacacacacatacaaACAGATCTGGAAGGAAAAAACTTGCAatggtgaagaaaaaatgacCAATTTGAACACAATAGACGAGATAATCTGCCAAAGAGAGGGAAAGGAGAGAAATGAAGAGTGAAGGGGAGTACCTGGATGAACGTGGGAACTGCAACAGTTAATTAGTGTTGTTGTCCTGACTTGGATTTAATTTGCCATGAGTTTCTTTATCTGTAGGCCAAATTGGGAGTTGACATATATTTTCTTGGGTCAAAGAAGCGCTTATTGATGATCTTCCAACTGATTTATAAAATTCCCCATTTgaataaaatgtaaaactcCATATGATGTTTGATATAACAGTTCGATCTTATCATTACTTTGCACCTAGTGCAGAACACTTTGGTGGTTACGTTCATCTCAACCGGAATTCATAACTGTTTTTATTAGTTCCACTGCCTATATGTTGAGGACAGGCTCATTCTTCAACAGGCAATGCTCCCCCAATCATGTACTGCGTAGCTGTTTTACCTTGCTCTAGAAAATTTGGTAATCAAGTATATTTATCATATCAGTTTGAGTTCTCACTTGGATTTTAAGCAAACATGCAACATATTCAGTACATATAAGGGGTGAGTACCATTTGTACCAATATAGGCAAGAAAGGAGAATATATTATCTAAGTAGGGCTGGTGAAAGTTGAGGAATAAACAATACTGTGGTCATGAAGGTTGAAGAAATTTTAaccagaaaataaaataaccacAGGAAAACAAGCCAGTTGATGTGCCAACATTTGGTTATCATTATGTATCTAATGAAAAAAGAGGTAAGCCACAATTTCCACAGTGaagtaataaaaaagtaaGCTAATTTTCTCTTCCAATTTATTTGTGGGAAAAAAAGGTAAAGTATATACGTGTCTACAACTTAATCAATcaagtatataatataaaatatagatcaATCCAAGATTCCAACCTAATTACAAATCATTCACAATAAGAAAACCTCCCCTCCCTTCAACCCACCCCCACCCTCTATGTGAATGTTATTTATGGAGgtcaaagttaaaaaaagacATTAAGTTCAAGACATCAGATAATCTACCAACGAACGCGAGCATCAATCCATGGCCAGACTAGGAAAATACCTTCATAAGAAATATGTAGTATCCTAATGAGTTTATTTAGTAAAACTGGGAGAAGCGGTAACATCATgagaaaacaataatgatggtttgaagaagaaaaatgctAATAGAGCACAGTGCACATGCACACATTAGAATTCATTAATTCACGGGAAAGTTAGATTTCATAGCAACCAAACCATCAGCAACACGaagaaattatcaaaattcacaataaaaaaaaaaattgaagcatAATCAACAAGCAAGAACCTTACATTTATTGCATCCTTGGACCTCCTCTTGATGTGAGTGTCATTATTACTgctattcatatatttatgatCCTTAAGAGGGTGATACTTCAATGAAGTTAACTCTTCTTTGGCTAATTCcaatctctttttttcatctttctgtGGCAAGCagtataagaaattaaaattatagttcTTAACagatagaaaaataatgtttcCACATTCAAAACTTACAAGtgctttttgaaaaatagcaatTTGTTGCTTACAAAGCTTGAGCTCCATATCAAGAGTCCGCAAACGAGAATCAACAGATACACTGCATTGTTCAACAATTTGCTTCTGCCTTGCCCTAATGACCTCAGGCTGCCAGACATTCAAAGCTACCGTTGCTTCCCTGAAACGATAAAACACAATTATCATATCTAAAAATTCTGACTTCAAACCGAAATCAACATATTAGCATTCACGTGAAGAGGTAAAAAGGTTCCAAATGAATCCATTGGGCTTTGTTATCAACAAATAACTGAAGTACCACTCGACCTAGTAAAATGATCTTGCCAACCTAAGCATAGTTCAAACTGGCTTAGGCATATCCCTCGATCCAAAAGGTTAGAGATTCATGCGCCTCGACCCCAGATGTTGTTGAACTCAAGATTTAAGTAAGAGGATTCTATTGAATTTACATACAATGACAATAATCAGCTATTGTAGTCTCCCCCTTTTAAAAACTCAACGAAAACACAAttccaataaaaaaactttacaGATTGCAAGCAACCAAGTTGCACAAGCACACATGACATATCACTAAAACACCAAGCgagaaaagaaacagaaaatatTACTGAAGGATTTTGAATCAATTGCCGAACCCTACCTGACTGTGCGTAGATTAGAGAATTCAGTGAAGGACGTTGTCCATTTGCCGGTCTCCTCGATCAACCGTTCCTCTAATTGACTAACCCTCCTATAATGCTCAGCTATTTGACTTTCCTTTCTAAGAACAGCTCTCGTATGCGCCGCTTTCTTCCTATATCTATCTCTCTCCAACCTAACCGAAACAGAagatgaacaaaagaaaagaataatgaatTGAGAGAGAttggaagagagaaattaaGAGATATGGTTCAGGTTCAtgaatcctttcttgtacCTGATTTTGTAAAGGGACTTTGAGGAGGAAGCGGaagatggaaaagaagaagaggatgaAGGGTAATCggagaagagaagatgagACCAGAGAGAGTCATGGTCGGAGAGGCGGCGAAGTCGAGGAGAAGAGATGGAGACGCAACAAAGATCTTTGTAAGTCAAAGCATAGGTCTTGACACCAATTTGGAGAATTTGGTTCCATAGCTCATCCGGCAATTCAGACATTTTGGGGTTTGCAAAGTTGGAAATGAAGAATGTGAAAGAGCCCTACACATTAGAATCCAATTCCAAACATCATCCAACACAATACTATAACTAtcctccttttttcttttcttctcatttatttACATCTTTATATTccactaaataattaaaaattcccAAAATACTTCTATACTTCCATATTCCTTCAAAGACATCCCTACCCTTagttctcaaaaaaaaaaaaaatcactcacaCAATCACTATATCAACTAAAATCCTTAACATCCTATTACTTTACATATCGAAAATATCGTtgcattaatattattttggaaagGAATAGTTTCTCACCACAAATGTTCATTTTGCAAGATACTTTTCTTATTAGTggttaccttttttttttgtctcttaCTAAAATCTTCCTCTATTAAGTGTGCGGTTAGTTGTTATGGAAGTTAGAATTGTTGATCATTGTGATTCCATTCCGTATATTTAAAGGACACTTGGTCCTTTGGCTAGGGTTGGTCGTTTAGTTTGTCTTAAGAGCaacattttgtattattttggTGTAGATATTTCGTCTTGTGTTAGAAGAAGGAAATGTTACGTTGTGCATTATGATTCattgaaaaatagtttctctaaaCATAGAAGGAGCTAAGTCATTCTAACAAACAAGAGTTTATTCAAACAAGAAATATACAACAATGTGAGATAGTCTCACAAACTTTAGAGGAGCTCATCGAAGAGGAAGTCTCTGTCTCGCAGGGGAGTCTAAGaccattttcattaaaaaaacaaacaacaaataaagaaaatggaggTGAAAATAGTGTCTacaaactcaatttttttaaaaaaaatgttaatatatatcttttttaaattggttattttcaaactcaagaaaactttatgttaatttttaatgttatttttgcaactAGATGTTAAcggttttaatttatataccaattgtgaaagtaattttttttaatgttttttagttCATGTGTATCTTTAAAACCTTTCAATAGCTGAGTATTTTTAGAACAAAACTTTAACGGTTTCCATCCAAAACTAAGagtatttttaatattttttttaagttttatgatatctttcaaacttttgaaaatttagattgTTTTTACACAGAATAAAGAGTTGAtgggtattttttttatataatttcacttatttattattattgttacgaaaaaaattataaaaaatgctCTAAACTTTACATGTCAAAAATGCACCTAGAGCTAAGTTTCAAATTACCCTTAAAGATCTAAAATGAGTAACATGTGCATTTTGTGTTAATTGTACTTCTAAAcctttaaatgttttaaaaatacacttaaacattaaacaaacaataaataataataatagacaTGTCGTTGGttatatgaacaaaaatcaCTTAAACgttaaaagttattattattttaaacttttcacttatatgaacaaaaatcGTAAAAAACGTATTACCTctgttttccatttttctttctcatccCTTCTTCAATACTTTCTTGCTTCCCTTTTTGTTAACTATTTGTGAcgtttatataaaaataaagaaataaataaagttgcacacttttcattttatttatactgatgtttcttaaattgtaaaatttaggGGAGTTTGGCCCTAGAACTATAGGGCAGTCGAGTGACCCCTTCCAcgtgtaacgacccaactttacTATTAAGTTGAGGTCATTaccatttaaaataagatagactttttatttttaaaaaaatactaaatttaaaaaaaaacgtttcaaatatttttttaaaataaataataaagtaaataaaagaaacataaataattaagatacTAGTTTGGGTCctatagaaataataaataaataaaataaaacataataatgtgttctaaaataaatt
This is a stretch of genomic DNA from Cucumis sativus cultivar 9930 chromosome 4, Cucumber_9930_V3, whole genome shotgun sequence. It encodes these proteins:
- the LOC101205447 gene encoding transcription factor MYB60, with protein sequence MGRPPCCDKVGIKKGPWTPEEDILLVSYIQQHGPGNWRSVPTNTGLLRCSKSCRLRWTNYLRPGIKRGNFTPHEEGMIIHLQALLGNKWAAIASYLPQRTDNDIKNYWNTHLKKKLKSAFEDNNNSPHTSKSSNHSPTSEFFSKGFFNNIDSSKRTFDFDSASSSSAASCFGPNRSSTASSSSSSTYYSSAENISRLLEGWMRSSPKKTDDNENILIHFHEKQNHDNGDSSMVSIQGLEPKTEEDGGDRLVLGKEIESSMVVSPENLNNDDHNVGVCWEKSSNFDVGKMMKIKKNSFEDCENDNIIKQNRSENNINNNNNNNNNNPPLSFLEKWLLDDTVVQVEEMMSLSPMF
- the LOC101212806 gene encoding F-box protein SKIP24 isoform X1; translation: MSELPDELWNQILQIGVKTYALTYKDLCCVSISSPRLRRLSDHDSLWSHLLFSDYPSSSSSFPSSASSSKSLYKIRLERDRYRKKAAHTRAVLRKESQIAEHYRRVSQLEERLIEETGKWTTSFTEFSNLRTVREATVALNVWQPEVIRARQKQIVEQCSVSVDSRLRTLDMELKLCKQQIAIFQKALKDEKKRLELAKEELTSLKYHPLKDHKYMNSSNNDTHIKRRSKDAINSKVKQLRST
- the LOC101212806 gene encoding F-box protein SKIP24 isoform X2, with product MSELPDELWNQILQIGVKTYALTYKDLCCVSISSPRLRRLSDHDSLWSHLLFSDYPSSSSSFPSSASSSKSLYKIRLERDRYRKKAAHTRAVLRKESQIAEHYRRVSQLEERLIEETGKWTTSFTEFSNLRTVREATVALNVWQPEVIRARQKQIVEQCSVSVDSRLRTLDMELKLCKQQIAIFQKALKDEKKRLELAKEELTSLKYHPLKDHKYMNSSNNDTHIKRRSKDAINVFS